CGCCACTTGTTATGCCCGAAATTGAAGCAGACCCGATAAGCGCGGCCACGCGCTCCTCAGTCTGCGTCAATGCAAGGCTGGGGTCCAGCTGGCCTCCTCCAGTCAGCGTGGTGCTGCGCCTAAGGGCCGCAACACGCTTTTGGTGGCGAGTTTGAGGTCTGACCATTTTTTCTTCACCTAAATGTAAAGAATTGCGATATAAGgtattatattactattatatatataggctatacatatcatggatgtataaatgaaatattcaaacctcaGCTGGAGTTCAATTGTCGACGGCAACGCTGTTGACCACAGCAGTGATTTCTTTCTATACTGCATTTTTCCGACTTCCTTTGATGCCACTTTTCAGGCTGCCAAATAGAACTAATTGGTTCAATTGGACTTGCGACGTTAGAGTTTCTATTTTGAGGCCGGAGAAGTTTCTCTTCCTGGACGTATTACGCATCTCCATGTCGTAAACTCTAGGGGCGAGGCCTCTCAACCGAGAATATCTAGGGGCGTGATATTTAAATGACAATTGTTTTCAGCCGCCACATTTATCAACACCTGATCATTCTTACGCTGTGACTGGCGAGATACGAACGTTTCATGAATCACACGTGAACCCTGTCATAAGATGATTTCTGCGCTCGGATCTGCGCTGGTTTCTACGTTagattgataaatgagggcctTTGTGTCCAGTTCTATTGAACTCTATGTTTGTCTGCTCTTTCTTGTTTGGTCCTAATCTTGGGTTGTCAATtgcctctcccacacacacacaaacacacacacacacacacacacacacacacacacacacaaacaagcaacaaatcaggcatgcacacatatttaACAAACTGGGTTGACATTTACCTCTGCCAACAGAGTTGGACAGGGGTTATGTTTTCAGCCCTGATAGAGAAAATTAAGAAATTAATAAATGCACATGAATGCGCCAGAATCAACTAAAATCTAATACAAGAATTACCCATTACAGCCTCTGTGACAGGTTTTTCTTCTGGTGTATTAGAGAGTTTAATCAGTGAACGCTTGTACTAGTGGAGTGGATGCTGTTGGGTGGCCCCTATGCTTGATTTGGTCCTCTAGGTGCTGTCATGGACCATTTAGTTTGTTGTTGGAAGCCAAATAGTCTTGGTTAGTAGCCAGAttgtagtttgtgtttttgtctacaGTCTTTTGCCCAATGGCCTGTTTTGGCACAGCAGTGACATTTGTCTTGACGACGGTCGCATTGGTTTGGACATTGTTGTTGaccttttgtttgttgtttttggtaGCCTGGTTGGGCAACATAGAGGACTTGCATGGTTTTTCAGAAAGACCTGCTTGGTCAAGATTAGCTAAGTGCATTTTAAAATCTTGGAGAGATGATGTGTGCCATGTGGGGAGGGTGGCTCGAGATTTAAGGGTGGAGCCCATGTAAGAGGGAGCTGATGTACAGTGGGTGAGAACGTTCTCGTTAGAGTTCTATACCAGTGTTATCAGCCCACACCAAATCAAACATTTCTACGAATGCAGCAATAGACCGTTTAATGATTTTTCAATCTGCCTTTGCCTTTTCTTCACCTTCCTTGGCATTTTGTCTTTTCTcacattctttttcttttcacatttctctctctgtttgtctgttagcaggataactccaaaagttaggaacggatttgcatgaaactttggggaaagtttggtcatggtgcaaggaagaactgattaacttttcacaccgattggccaaaggggtgtgtggcagtgggcgtggcttctcataaaaacgCATATAACTTCAGAACGGATTCATGCAACACCATCAAACTTGATGTGTCTCtcagcagacataagaagaagcaaaccctccattattggcccaatcaaacaacatgggagCGCTGTAGAGCTCATTACCGATTTACACATAACCACCCTGACAATTTTTCCCAAACTTGGTACAGTGGCAGAAGGGCAGCCCTAATAGAAACTGAAtagatatagagctgattggccagatggtgtTGTGATAATaggctaaaatgcttaaaagtggctagaatttgaaTAGGCATATCTcctgtcccatttcaggtccagtcatgaaaatattaaacaagttggtaatgtggcatggaagaaattattaacttctGGTGAAAATCTGatatgtggaactggcatatgtTGACAGTCGTATAGCGTTGGCAGAGGTATGTGCTATCTAGGTGAGTGCCATCTagtctttaatgaaacatctcacaatgcaacagagggagaaaaataaataaaaacacatttaaaactcGGTAACTccagcacccacccacacatgtgcacacacattcccacatatatgcacacacacacacacacacacacacacacacacacacacacacacatgtacaacaATATCAACATATTTAACAAGTTGGGTGGGACAAGCAGAATAGATTGAATTTCTCATTCACTTATAGAAAATAACACACCTAAAACTGCTAATtgaaaacaaagaataaaatgtGTGTAGTGAAATAATGTACATAATCATGTTTGATGTTAAAAGACGGTTTAGTAGAGGGTTAATGTGTTAAATGGCACGTGGCCAGAATGATCTGTAGGGCATTAGTGGTCACTCTTCATCAGTTCCTCCCCTCACAACAGCCCCTGTCCTTCTCAGTCATCCTGTCCTGTACTggagatagagagcgagagttatagagagagagagagagagagagagagcggtgttTTTGTTCTGGGGTAGAAAGGCGTTCTCCTGCCTCAGGATGTTGCCTTTAAAACTGAAGAAGTGGGTTTCCTGTGGAGGAAACGATCACAGAATAGACAAGGCCTGGTTAAGACGCCGTGTTCCCAACGTGACAACACTTCTCAGGCACAGGTCAGCCAGCTGCAGAGCGGGGAGCGCAGTTTTCTGGAACAAACTCTCTATCCATTTCAGAGCCGTGAGAGGTGAGTGAAAAAACTTGGAGATAGTTTGCTTGACTGTGGTTTAAAAGGCTTAGTTTCTCATGCACCTGTTGATATTCCAGCTATGTGATGCTCAGAACTGAAGATAATTTTTTTATGCTATCAGCTTTCCAGGTGTTTGACTTCTCTGATGGATCCTGGATCATTTGAAGACCAGTTGACTGACAGCACAAAAGCTGAACCTTACCTTTCCCACAGCAGCCAGCATTTATGAATATTACACTATGGATAAATTGCAAGTAGTAGACTAATGTACCTGAAAACACCTATTGAcacttcattttttcttttgcttgtgTGAATGAATGGGCATTCCCACACCATCTGTGAGTATCAGCCTGCAGCCTCCAGCTGCTCACCCTGCCGCTGTGGATCCTCTACCTCCAGGGTGAGCACCGCTGGCCCTATGGCCGGCTGGCCTGCGAGCTGGTGGGCTACGTGTTTTACGTCAACGTCTATGCCAGCGTCATGTTCCTGTGCCTGATAGCGCTGGACCACTGCCTGGCCATTGTGTACCCGCTGAGCAGCCGTGGGGTGCGGACCGTGCGGGTGGCGGCAGTGTCGGGAGTGGCAGTGTGGACCCTCACCTTCCTGTTCTGCCTGTGTGGGCTGCTGCCCTCGGTGTTTGACTCCGACAGGCTGCTGTGTCTGGAGCAGTACCCCGTCAGCCCCAGATACGCCCACTTCAAGATCGCCACCGTGGCCCTCGGCTTCCTGCTGCCCTGTGCCATACTGGGGTGAGTTCACCCCAAGTTCCCCAGTTAGGCTATTCTAGGCTATTCTACTCTATTTTGTTCTGCTCTATTACATAGAATATTGTGTTGTGTCTCCATGATGGTCCTGTGTTCAAACTTTTATTCTCCAATGCACCACACTTTCTTTCATGTCTAACTGATGTAAGtgatccagtgtttcccctatatttATTCAGCAGTGTTCAAAGGGGAGGGACACGACTGCAAGAACATTTCCATCATTGAtagaaaataatgtaaaattaaaTTAGAAGCAGGCAAACAATTTAGAAAATGTTTCCCTAGAACAACAATTTTAGAGTTGCAACTTGCAGCAGAAACAAAATTTGGACTAAAACTGTGTGCATGGAACCAAAAGCAAAATTACTCCTAGCACTGCGACAAGAAATATAGCATTACTGTTTCCAACTACACTGAATTTACAAAATATTGTACAAttttgagttgcagccccttttgtaCAATCCACACTTTAGTTGtcccttctctaactcgtctgcttctctttatctacatctcctcctttgtgaccggtagagatttaataaggggaatcaataagggataatggctttcatctggattcacctcatcagtgtaatTAAAAGtcttcctaatattttgtacattcagtgtataacACACAATGTTCTCTTCTGCATCTCTGCTTCCTCCCCTTAGCTACACCTCGGCCCACATTGGGGTGACGCTCCAACGATCGCCCTCTGTCTCCGACCACGAGCGACACAAAATCGTGGGCATCCTGGTCGTCATCACCGTCAACTTCATCGTGGTCTTCGGACCCTACCACCTGGTGGGGGGTTACAGGTTCGTGTCCTTGCTGCTGACCGACGAGCCGTGTGGACTGGAGCGTTCCATTTTCCTTACCTACCGACTGTGCTACGGCCTGACCAGCCTCAACACCCTGCTGGATCCACTCTTCTACATCTTCCTGTGCCCCGACGCCCGGCTGGAGCTGCGGAGGTCCCTGCCCTGCGTGGGAAAGGGGCACAGCACCCGTAAACCGGTCACCCTCAACCCCAGAGCTCACAAAGACACCCAGGGGGAGACTGTGACTGGAAGAGACCTTCAAGGAATATGAGTTGGTTATaactgagggagagggagagcgagagcaagAACGGCTGTTTTTCAGTCACATCTTCTTTTGAACTCTTTGCTCATGGAACAGACTCCCCTTGTTATTCAATCATAGCGAAAGAGATGCAATTGTGCCACCCAGtggaaatgtatgtgtgtagcaGAGTTTCCCCTAA
This region of Centroberyx gerrardi isolate f3 chromosome 23, fCenGer3.hap1.cur.20231027, whole genome shotgun sequence genomic DNA includes:
- the LOC139917637 gene encoding G-protein coupled receptor 4-like, whose protein sequence is MFLCLIALDHCLAIVYPLSSRGVRTVRVAAVSGVAVWTLTFLFCLCGLLPSVFDSDRLLCLEQYPVSPRYAHFKIATVALGFLLPCAILGYTSAHIGVTLQRSPSVSDHERHKIVGILVVITVNFIVVFGPYHLVGGYRFVSLLLTDEPCGLERSIFLTYRLCYGLTSLNTLLDPLFYIFLCPDARLELRRSLPCVGKGHSTRKPVTLNPRAHKDTQGETVTGRDLQGI